A portion of the Panthera tigris isolate Pti1 chromosome E1, P.tigris_Pti1_mat1.1, whole genome shotgun sequence genome contains these proteins:
- the SEPTIN4 gene encoding septin-4 isoform X1, producing MESTQRSSVYQMVKTNKTGSKVAVSAQKGSEVTNTTPQRGQGYIIASSSRTAAAPLSPLPHRRSEAGHLPSFHSASDYPRSISPQSGPSGTPIPRGSEARSKSESYRHPSIHRKIQQTQTSASHAVQMQRNVSPSREESARRGGESKPGRDISNRYSLTPDAKSSRRLSFVDQKDNLQILQEDPPSKVQYPQGVRVPRRTLVYPKDEAVQTEPIQKGLTATEIRSPRRPSSPEHSSGQVNADSRTAQRKIPGQECEMSHPSPIYTEPKTLHRNMNLESSVRLSILKDLSGGHRVSRRSDPETIPKQSVYTDTKTSPKNLISSEVESNLRSSTRGDGEVSRRVTISSAEQLYSAPRVTSRAVSENPDKSMFVTPEPSYKQHTQRPSESVCMSPGPALRYPEPSPKPSVHAELELSPRPLPPRSLPRYGPDCSWWALLNPEAETSQSRPTTPDFESKSPLPPDPLLSFFEMDSSPFCEEMMFQREKASPSPPPSATPPPLSPPKESPNQAPLREMPQALKQTSKQPTQRFSAFFLDVSEEMYNRVIWWLKDEEIKRFLEDTDDAELNKFVKDFPGSESCHQPEAKTWVSRPQVLEPKPQAPDLYQDDLEFKGPSWPQPSDSQQYFSASAPLSPSARPRSPWGKLDPYDSSEDDKEYVGFATLPNQVHRKSVKKGFDFTLMVAGESGLGKSTLINSLFLTDLYRDRKLLSAEERIMQTVEITKHAVDIEEKGVRLRLTIVDTPGFGDAVNNTECWKPVAEYIDQQFEQYFRDESGLNRKNIQDNRVHCCLYFISPFGHGLRPLDVEFMKALHQRVNIVPILAKADTLTPPEVERKKRKIREEIERFGIKVYQFPDCDSDEDEDFKLQDQALKESIPFAVIGSNTVVEARGRRVRGRLYPWGIVEVENPGHCDFVKLRTMLVRTHMQDLKDVTRETHYENYRAQCIQSMTRLVVKERNRNKLTRESGTDFPIPAVPPGTDPETERLIREKDEELRRMQEMLHKIQRQMKETH from the exons ATGGAATCTACCCAGAGGAGCTCAGTCTATCAGATGGTCAAGACAAATAAAACTGGGTCCAAGGTAGCAGTTTCAGCACAGAAAGGGTCTGAGGTTACTAACACAACCCCTCAGCGGGGACAAGGATATATTATTgcctcgagctcacgaaccgctGCAGCCCCCCTAAGTCCTTTGCCCCATCGAAGATCAGAAGCTGGGCATCTCCCCTCTTTCCATTCAGCATCAGACTATCCACGTTCTATCTCCCCCCAGTCAGGGCCCAGTGGAACACCCATCCCTCGAGGAAGTGAGGCCCGATCAAAATCAGAATCATACCGCCATCCCTCTATTCATCGAAAGATCCAGCAAACTCAAACATCAGCTTCCCATGCTGTCCAGATGCAACGGAATGTTAGCCCATCCAGAGAGGAATCAGCACGAAGAGGGGGTGAGAGCAAGCCAGGGCGTGACATCAGTAATCGCTACTCATTAACCCCTGATGCCAAATCCTCTCGCCGGTTGAGTTTTGTAGACCAGAAGGATAACTTACAAATCTTGCAAGAAGACCCACCCTCCAAGGTCCAGTACCCACAAGGGGTCAGAGTTCCCCGTAGGACTTTGGTTTACCCAAAGGATGAAGCAGTCCAAACTGAACCCATCCAAAAGGGTTTGACTGCTACTGAGATCAGATCTCCAAGAAGACCCTCTAGCCCAGAACATAGCAGTGGCCAAGTCAATGCAGACTCTCGGACAGCCCAAAGAAAGATCCCTGGCCAAGAGTGTGAAATGAGTCATCCCAGCCCAATTTACACAGAACCCAAGACTTTGCATAGGAATATGAACTTGGAATCATCCGTCAGACTCTCTATCCTAAAGGATTTGAGTGGTGGACACCGAGTTTCTAGGCGTTCAGATCCTGAGACTATCCCTAAGCAGTCTGTCTACACTGACACCAAGACCTCCCCAAAGAACTTAATATCATCAGAAGTAGAGTCCAACCTGAGGTCCTCAACTAGAGGAGATGGCGAGGTCAGCCGCAGGGTCACCATCTCCTCAGCGGAACAGTTATACTCAGCTCCCCGTGTGACATCTCGAGCAGTGTCTGAGAACCCCGACAAATCTATGTTTGTCACTCCAGAGCCCAGCTATAAGCAGCACACCCAAAGACCCTCAGAAAGTGTCTGCATGTCCCCAGGACCTGCACTCAGGTATCCAGAACCCTCCCCAAAGCCCTCGGTCCATGCAGAACTGGAACTGTCCCCTCGGCCCTTACCCCCTCGGTCCTTACCTAGGTATGGACCTGACTGTTCATGGTGGGCCTTACTCAATCCTGAAGCTGAAACATCCCAAAGCCGGCCGACAACACCTGATTTTGAGTCTAAGTCCCCTCTTCCCCCAGACCCTTTATTGTCCTTTTTTGAAATGGACTCAAGTCCTTTCTGTGAGGAAATGATGttccagagagagaaggcaagtccatcaccaccaccatcagcaacaccaccaccactatcaccACCAAAGGAGTCTCCAAACCAGGCACCATTGAGGGAAATGCCACAAGCCCTCAAGCAGACCTCCAAACAACCCACTCAAAGGTTTAGTGCTTTCTTCTTGG ATGTGTCTGAGGAAATGTATAATCGTGTCATCTGGTGGCTAAAAG ATGAGGAG ATCAAGCGCTTCCTGGAGGACACGGATGATGCAGAACTGAACAAGTTCGTGAAGGATTTCCCAGGAAGCGAGAGCTGCCACCAACCAGAGGCCAAGACCTGGGTGTCCAGGCCCCAAGTTCTGGAGCCAAAGCCCCAGGCCCCGGACCTCTACCAGGATGACCTGGAGTTCAAAGGCCCCTCGTGGCCCCAGCCCTCTGACAGCCAGCAGTACTTCTCTGCCTCAGCCCCTCTCAGCCCCTCAGCCCGACCCCGCAGCCCATGGGGCAAGCTTGATCCCTATGACTCCTCTGAG GATGACAAGGAGTATGTGGGCTTTGCGACCCTCCCCAATCAAGTTCACCGAAAGTCTGTGAAGAAAGGCTTTGACTTTACCCTCATGGTGGCAG GAGAGTCTGGACTGGGGAAATCCACTCTTATCAATAGCCTCTTCCTCACTGATCTGTACCGGGACCGGAAACTCCTCAGTGCTGAAG AGCGGATCATGCAAACTGTGGAGATCACTAAACATGCAGTGGACATAGAAGAGAAGGGTGTGAGGCTACGGCTCACCATTGTGGACACGCCGGGTTTTGGGGATGCAGTCAACAACACAGAGTG CTGGAAGCCTGTGGCAGAATACATCGATCAGCAGTTTGAGCAGTATTTCCGAGATGAGAGTGGCCTGAACCGCAAGAACATTCAAGACAACAGGGTGCACTGCTGCCTGTACTTCATCTCACCCTTCGGCCACGG GCTCCGGCCATTGGATGTTGAATTCATGAAGGCCCTGCATCAGCGGGTCAACATCGTGCCTATCTTGGCTAAGGCGGACACACTGACCCCTCCTGAAGTGGAGCGCAAGAAACGCAAA ATCCGAGAGGAGATTGAGCGCTTTGGAATCAAGGTCTATCAGTTCCCGGACTGTGACTCTGATGAGGATGAAGACTTCAAATTACAGGACCAAGCCCTAAAG GAAAGTATCCCATTTGCTGTAATTGGCAGCAACACTGTGGTAGAGGCCAGAGGGCGGCGAGTTCGGGGTCGTCTCTACCCCTGGGGCATCGTGGAAG TGGAAAATCCAGGACACTGCGACTTTGTGAAGCTGAGGACAATGCTGGTGCGTACTCACATGCAGGACCTGAAGGATGTGACACGGGAGACACATTATGAGAACTACCGGGCACAGTGCATCCAGAGCATGACCCGCCTGGTGGTGAAAGAGAGGAATCGCAA caAACTGACTCGAGAGAGTGGTACCGACTTCCCCATCCCTGCTGTCCCACCAGGGACAGATCCAGAAACTGAGAGGCTGATCCGAGAGAAAGATGAGGAG CTGCGGCGGATGCAGGAGATGCTGCACAAAATCCAAAGACAGATGAAGGAGACCCATTAG
- the SEPTIN4 gene encoding septin-4 isoform X2, which produces MESTQRSSVYQMVKTNKTGSKVAVSAQKGSEVTNTTPQRGQGYIIASSSRTAAAPLSPLPHRRSEAGHLPSFHSASDYPRSISPQSGPSGTPIPRGSEARSKSESYRHPSIHRKIQQTQTSASHAVQMQRNVSPSREESARRGGESKPGRDISNRYSLTPDAKSSRRLSFVDQKDNLQILQEDPPSKVQYPQGVRVPRRTLVYPKDEAVQTEPIQKGLTATEIRSPRRPSSPEHSSGQVNADSRTAQRKIPGQECEMSHPSPIYTEPKTLHRNMNLESSVRLSILKDLSGGHRVSRRSDPETIPKQSVYTDTKTSPKNLISSEVESNLRSSTRGDGEVSRRVTISSAEQLYSAPRVTSRAVSENPDKSMFVTPEPSYKQHTQRPSESVCMSPGPALRYPEPSPKPSVHAELELSPRPLPPRSLPRYGPDCSWWALLNPEAETSQSRPTTPDFESKSPLPPDPLLSFFEMDSSPFCEEMMFQREKASPSPPPSATPPPLSPPKESPNQAPLREMPQALKQTSKQPTQRFSAFFLDVSEEMYNRVIWWLKDEEDDKEYVGFATLPNQVHRKSVKKGFDFTLMVAGESGLGKSTLINSLFLTDLYRDRKLLSAEERIMQTVEITKHAVDIEEKGVRLRLTIVDTPGFGDAVNNTECWKPVAEYIDQQFEQYFRDESGLNRKNIQDNRVHCCLYFISPFGHGLRPLDVEFMKALHQRVNIVPILAKADTLTPPEVERKKRKIREEIERFGIKVYQFPDCDSDEDEDFKLQDQALKESIPFAVIGSNTVVEARGRRVRGRLYPWGIVEVENPGHCDFVKLRTMLVRTHMQDLKDVTRETHYENYRAQCIQSMTRLVVKERNRNKLTRESGTDFPIPAVPPGTDPETERLIREKDEELRRMQEMLHKIQRQMKETH; this is translated from the exons ATGGAATCTACCCAGAGGAGCTCAGTCTATCAGATGGTCAAGACAAATAAAACTGGGTCCAAGGTAGCAGTTTCAGCACAGAAAGGGTCTGAGGTTACTAACACAACCCCTCAGCGGGGACAAGGATATATTATTgcctcgagctcacgaaccgctGCAGCCCCCCTAAGTCCTTTGCCCCATCGAAGATCAGAAGCTGGGCATCTCCCCTCTTTCCATTCAGCATCAGACTATCCACGTTCTATCTCCCCCCAGTCAGGGCCCAGTGGAACACCCATCCCTCGAGGAAGTGAGGCCCGATCAAAATCAGAATCATACCGCCATCCCTCTATTCATCGAAAGATCCAGCAAACTCAAACATCAGCTTCCCATGCTGTCCAGATGCAACGGAATGTTAGCCCATCCAGAGAGGAATCAGCACGAAGAGGGGGTGAGAGCAAGCCAGGGCGTGACATCAGTAATCGCTACTCATTAACCCCTGATGCCAAATCCTCTCGCCGGTTGAGTTTTGTAGACCAGAAGGATAACTTACAAATCTTGCAAGAAGACCCACCCTCCAAGGTCCAGTACCCACAAGGGGTCAGAGTTCCCCGTAGGACTTTGGTTTACCCAAAGGATGAAGCAGTCCAAACTGAACCCATCCAAAAGGGTTTGACTGCTACTGAGATCAGATCTCCAAGAAGACCCTCTAGCCCAGAACATAGCAGTGGCCAAGTCAATGCAGACTCTCGGACAGCCCAAAGAAAGATCCCTGGCCAAGAGTGTGAAATGAGTCATCCCAGCCCAATTTACACAGAACCCAAGACTTTGCATAGGAATATGAACTTGGAATCATCCGTCAGACTCTCTATCCTAAAGGATTTGAGTGGTGGACACCGAGTTTCTAGGCGTTCAGATCCTGAGACTATCCCTAAGCAGTCTGTCTACACTGACACCAAGACCTCCCCAAAGAACTTAATATCATCAGAAGTAGAGTCCAACCTGAGGTCCTCAACTAGAGGAGATGGCGAGGTCAGCCGCAGGGTCACCATCTCCTCAGCGGAACAGTTATACTCAGCTCCCCGTGTGACATCTCGAGCAGTGTCTGAGAACCCCGACAAATCTATGTTTGTCACTCCAGAGCCCAGCTATAAGCAGCACACCCAAAGACCCTCAGAAAGTGTCTGCATGTCCCCAGGACCTGCACTCAGGTATCCAGAACCCTCCCCAAAGCCCTCGGTCCATGCAGAACTGGAACTGTCCCCTCGGCCCTTACCCCCTCGGTCCTTACCTAGGTATGGACCTGACTGTTCATGGTGGGCCTTACTCAATCCTGAAGCTGAAACATCCCAAAGCCGGCCGACAACACCTGATTTTGAGTCTAAGTCCCCTCTTCCCCCAGACCCTTTATTGTCCTTTTTTGAAATGGACTCAAGTCCTTTCTGTGAGGAAATGATGttccagagagagaaggcaagtccatcaccaccaccatcagcaacaccaccaccactatcaccACCAAAGGAGTCTCCAAACCAGGCACCATTGAGGGAAATGCCACAAGCCCTCAAGCAGACCTCCAAACAACCCACTCAAAGGTTTAGTGCTTTCTTCTTGG ATGTGTCTGAGGAAATGTATAATCGTGTCATCTGGTGGCTAAAAG ATGAGGAG GATGACAAGGAGTATGTGGGCTTTGCGACCCTCCCCAATCAAGTTCACCGAAAGTCTGTGAAGAAAGGCTTTGACTTTACCCTCATGGTGGCAG GAGAGTCTGGACTGGGGAAATCCACTCTTATCAATAGCCTCTTCCTCACTGATCTGTACCGGGACCGGAAACTCCTCAGTGCTGAAG AGCGGATCATGCAAACTGTGGAGATCACTAAACATGCAGTGGACATAGAAGAGAAGGGTGTGAGGCTACGGCTCACCATTGTGGACACGCCGGGTTTTGGGGATGCAGTCAACAACACAGAGTG CTGGAAGCCTGTGGCAGAATACATCGATCAGCAGTTTGAGCAGTATTTCCGAGATGAGAGTGGCCTGAACCGCAAGAACATTCAAGACAACAGGGTGCACTGCTGCCTGTACTTCATCTCACCCTTCGGCCACGG GCTCCGGCCATTGGATGTTGAATTCATGAAGGCCCTGCATCAGCGGGTCAACATCGTGCCTATCTTGGCTAAGGCGGACACACTGACCCCTCCTGAAGTGGAGCGCAAGAAACGCAAA ATCCGAGAGGAGATTGAGCGCTTTGGAATCAAGGTCTATCAGTTCCCGGACTGTGACTCTGATGAGGATGAAGACTTCAAATTACAGGACCAAGCCCTAAAG GAAAGTATCCCATTTGCTGTAATTGGCAGCAACACTGTGGTAGAGGCCAGAGGGCGGCGAGTTCGGGGTCGTCTCTACCCCTGGGGCATCGTGGAAG TGGAAAATCCAGGACACTGCGACTTTGTGAAGCTGAGGACAATGCTGGTGCGTACTCACATGCAGGACCTGAAGGATGTGACACGGGAGACACATTATGAGAACTACCGGGCACAGTGCATCCAGAGCATGACCCGCCTGGTGGTGAAAGAGAGGAATCGCAA caAACTGACTCGAGAGAGTGGTACCGACTTCCCCATCCCTGCTGTCCCACCAGGGACAGATCCAGAAACTGAGAGGCTGATCCGAGAGAAAGATGAGGAG CTGCGGCGGATGCAGGAGATGCTGCACAAAATCCAAAGACAGATGAAGGAGACCCATTAG
- the SEPTIN4 gene encoding septin-4 isoform X3 translates to MDSSPFCEEMMFQREKASPSPPPSATPPPLSPPKESPNQAPLREMPQALKQTSKQPTQRFSAFFLDVSEEMYNRVIWWLKDEEIKRFLEDTDDAELNKFVKDFPGSESCHQPEAKTWVSRPQVLEPKPQAPDLYQDDLEFKGPSWPQPSDSQQYFSASAPLSPSARPRSPWGKLDPYDSSEDDKEYVGFATLPNQVHRKSVKKGFDFTLMVAGESGLGKSTLINSLFLTDLYRDRKLLSAEERIMQTVEITKHAVDIEEKGVRLRLTIVDTPGFGDAVNNTECWKPVAEYIDQQFEQYFRDESGLNRKNIQDNRVHCCLYFISPFGHGLRPLDVEFMKALHQRVNIVPILAKADTLTPPEVERKKRKIREEIERFGIKVYQFPDCDSDEDEDFKLQDQALKESIPFAVIGSNTVVEARGRRVRGRLYPWGIVEVENPGHCDFVKLRTMLVRTHMQDLKDVTRETHYENYRAQCIQSMTRLVVKERNRNKLTRESGTDFPIPAVPPGTDPETERLIREKDEELRRMQEMLHKIQRQMKETH, encoded by the exons ATGGACTCAAGTCCTTTCTGTGAGGAAATGATGttccagagagagaaggcaagtccatcaccaccaccatcagcaacaccaccaccactatcaccACCAAAGGAGTCTCCAAACCAGGCACCATTGAGGGAAATGCCACAAGCCCTCAAGCAGACCTCCAAACAACCCACTCAAAGGTTTAGTGCTTTCTTCTTGG ATGTGTCTGAGGAAATGTATAATCGTGTCATCTGGTGGCTAAAAG ATGAGGAG ATCAAGCGCTTCCTGGAGGACACGGATGATGCAGAACTGAACAAGTTCGTGAAGGATTTCCCAGGAAGCGAGAGCTGCCACCAACCAGAGGCCAAGACCTGGGTGTCCAGGCCCCAAGTTCTGGAGCCAAAGCCCCAGGCCCCGGACCTCTACCAGGATGACCTGGAGTTCAAAGGCCCCTCGTGGCCCCAGCCCTCTGACAGCCAGCAGTACTTCTCTGCCTCAGCCCCTCTCAGCCCCTCAGCCCGACCCCGCAGCCCATGGGGCAAGCTTGATCCCTATGACTCCTCTGAG GATGACAAGGAGTATGTGGGCTTTGCGACCCTCCCCAATCAAGTTCACCGAAAGTCTGTGAAGAAAGGCTTTGACTTTACCCTCATGGTGGCAG GAGAGTCTGGACTGGGGAAATCCACTCTTATCAATAGCCTCTTCCTCACTGATCTGTACCGGGACCGGAAACTCCTCAGTGCTGAAG AGCGGATCATGCAAACTGTGGAGATCACTAAACATGCAGTGGACATAGAAGAGAAGGGTGTGAGGCTACGGCTCACCATTGTGGACACGCCGGGTTTTGGGGATGCAGTCAACAACACAGAGTG CTGGAAGCCTGTGGCAGAATACATCGATCAGCAGTTTGAGCAGTATTTCCGAGATGAGAGTGGCCTGAACCGCAAGAACATTCAAGACAACAGGGTGCACTGCTGCCTGTACTTCATCTCACCCTTCGGCCACGG GCTCCGGCCATTGGATGTTGAATTCATGAAGGCCCTGCATCAGCGGGTCAACATCGTGCCTATCTTGGCTAAGGCGGACACACTGACCCCTCCTGAAGTGGAGCGCAAGAAACGCAAA ATCCGAGAGGAGATTGAGCGCTTTGGAATCAAGGTCTATCAGTTCCCGGACTGTGACTCTGATGAGGATGAAGACTTCAAATTACAGGACCAAGCCCTAAAG GAAAGTATCCCATTTGCTGTAATTGGCAGCAACACTGTGGTAGAGGCCAGAGGGCGGCGAGTTCGGGGTCGTCTCTACCCCTGGGGCATCGTGGAAG TGGAAAATCCAGGACACTGCGACTTTGTGAAGCTGAGGACAATGCTGGTGCGTACTCACATGCAGGACCTGAAGGATGTGACACGGGAGACACATTATGAGAACTACCGGGCACAGTGCATCCAGAGCATGACCCGCCTGGTGGTGAAAGAGAGGAATCGCAA caAACTGACTCGAGAGAGTGGTACCGACTTCCCCATCCCTGCTGTCCCACCAGGGACAGATCCAGAAACTGAGAGGCTGATCCGAGAGAAAGATGAGGAG CTGCGGCGGATGCAGGAGATGCTGCACAAAATCCAAAGACAGATGAAGGAGACCCATTAG
- the SEPTIN4 gene encoding septin-4 isoform X4 translates to MYNRVIWWLKDEEIKRFLEDTDDAELNKFVKDFPGSESCHQPEAKTWVSRPQVLEPKPQAPDLYQDDLEFKGPSWPQPSDSQQYFSASAPLSPSARPRSPWGKLDPYDSSEDDKEYVGFATLPNQVHRKSVKKGFDFTLMVAGESGLGKSTLINSLFLTDLYRDRKLLSAEERIMQTVEITKHAVDIEEKGVRLRLTIVDTPGFGDAVNNTECWKPVAEYIDQQFEQYFRDESGLNRKNIQDNRVHCCLYFISPFGHGLRPLDVEFMKALHQRVNIVPILAKADTLTPPEVERKKRKIREEIERFGIKVYQFPDCDSDEDEDFKLQDQALKESIPFAVIGSNTVVEARGRRVRGRLYPWGIVEVENPGHCDFVKLRTMLVRTHMQDLKDVTRETHYENYRAQCIQSMTRLVVKERNRNKLTRESGTDFPIPAVPPGTDPETERLIREKDEELRRMQEMLHKIQRQMKETH, encoded by the exons ATGTATAATCGTGTCATCTGGTGGCTAAAAG ATGAGGAG ATCAAGCGCTTCCTGGAGGACACGGATGATGCAGAACTGAACAAGTTCGTGAAGGATTTCCCAGGAAGCGAGAGCTGCCACCAACCAGAGGCCAAGACCTGGGTGTCCAGGCCCCAAGTTCTGGAGCCAAAGCCCCAGGCCCCGGACCTCTACCAGGATGACCTGGAGTTCAAAGGCCCCTCGTGGCCCCAGCCCTCTGACAGCCAGCAGTACTTCTCTGCCTCAGCCCCTCTCAGCCCCTCAGCCCGACCCCGCAGCCCATGGGGCAAGCTTGATCCCTATGACTCCTCTGAG GATGACAAGGAGTATGTGGGCTTTGCGACCCTCCCCAATCAAGTTCACCGAAAGTCTGTGAAGAAAGGCTTTGACTTTACCCTCATGGTGGCAG GAGAGTCTGGACTGGGGAAATCCACTCTTATCAATAGCCTCTTCCTCACTGATCTGTACCGGGACCGGAAACTCCTCAGTGCTGAAG AGCGGATCATGCAAACTGTGGAGATCACTAAACATGCAGTGGACATAGAAGAGAAGGGTGTGAGGCTACGGCTCACCATTGTGGACACGCCGGGTTTTGGGGATGCAGTCAACAACACAGAGTG CTGGAAGCCTGTGGCAGAATACATCGATCAGCAGTTTGAGCAGTATTTCCGAGATGAGAGTGGCCTGAACCGCAAGAACATTCAAGACAACAGGGTGCACTGCTGCCTGTACTTCATCTCACCCTTCGGCCACGG GCTCCGGCCATTGGATGTTGAATTCATGAAGGCCCTGCATCAGCGGGTCAACATCGTGCCTATCTTGGCTAAGGCGGACACACTGACCCCTCCTGAAGTGGAGCGCAAGAAACGCAAA ATCCGAGAGGAGATTGAGCGCTTTGGAATCAAGGTCTATCAGTTCCCGGACTGTGACTCTGATGAGGATGAAGACTTCAAATTACAGGACCAAGCCCTAAAG GAAAGTATCCCATTTGCTGTAATTGGCAGCAACACTGTGGTAGAGGCCAGAGGGCGGCGAGTTCGGGGTCGTCTCTACCCCTGGGGCATCGTGGAAG TGGAAAATCCAGGACACTGCGACTTTGTGAAGCTGAGGACAATGCTGGTGCGTACTCACATGCAGGACCTGAAGGATGTGACACGGGAGACACATTATGAGAACTACCGGGCACAGTGCATCCAGAGCATGACCCGCCTGGTGGTGAAAGAGAGGAATCGCAA caAACTGACTCGAGAGAGTGGTACCGACTTCCCCATCCCTGCTGTCCCACCAGGGACAGATCCAGAAACTGAGAGGCTGATCCGAGAGAAAGATGAGGAG CTGCGGCGGATGCAGGAGATGCTGCACAAAATCCAAAGACAGATGAAGGAGACCCATTAG
- the SEPTIN4 gene encoding septin-4 isoform X5, translated as MVGQVVHCTKIKRFLEDTDDAELNKFVKDFPGSESCHQPEAKTWVSRPQVLEPKPQAPDLYQDDLEFKGPSWPQPSDSQQYFSASAPLSPSARPRSPWGKLDPYDSSEDDKEYVGFATLPNQVHRKSVKKGFDFTLMVAGESGLGKSTLINSLFLTDLYRDRKLLSAEERIMQTVEITKHAVDIEEKGVRLRLTIVDTPGFGDAVNNTECWKPVAEYIDQQFEQYFRDESGLNRKNIQDNRVHCCLYFISPFGHGLRPLDVEFMKALHQRVNIVPILAKADTLTPPEVERKKRKIREEIERFGIKVYQFPDCDSDEDEDFKLQDQALKESIPFAVIGSNTVVEARGRRVRGRLYPWGIVEVENPGHCDFVKLRTMLVRTHMQDLKDVTRETHYENYRAQCIQSMTRLVVKERNRNKLTRESGTDFPIPAVPPGTDPETERLIREKDEELRRMQEMLHKIQRQMKETH; from the exons ATGGTTGGGCAAGTTGTTCACTGCACAAAG ATCAAGCGCTTCCTGGAGGACACGGATGATGCAGAACTGAACAAGTTCGTGAAGGATTTCCCAGGAAGCGAGAGCTGCCACCAACCAGAGGCCAAGACCTGGGTGTCCAGGCCCCAAGTTCTGGAGCCAAAGCCCCAGGCCCCGGACCTCTACCAGGATGACCTGGAGTTCAAAGGCCCCTCGTGGCCCCAGCCCTCTGACAGCCAGCAGTACTTCTCTGCCTCAGCCCCTCTCAGCCCCTCAGCCCGACCCCGCAGCCCATGGGGCAAGCTTGATCCCTATGACTCCTCTGAG GATGACAAGGAGTATGTGGGCTTTGCGACCCTCCCCAATCAAGTTCACCGAAAGTCTGTGAAGAAAGGCTTTGACTTTACCCTCATGGTGGCAG GAGAGTCTGGACTGGGGAAATCCACTCTTATCAATAGCCTCTTCCTCACTGATCTGTACCGGGACCGGAAACTCCTCAGTGCTGAAG AGCGGATCATGCAAACTGTGGAGATCACTAAACATGCAGTGGACATAGAAGAGAAGGGTGTGAGGCTACGGCTCACCATTGTGGACACGCCGGGTTTTGGGGATGCAGTCAACAACACAGAGTG CTGGAAGCCTGTGGCAGAATACATCGATCAGCAGTTTGAGCAGTATTTCCGAGATGAGAGTGGCCTGAACCGCAAGAACATTCAAGACAACAGGGTGCACTGCTGCCTGTACTTCATCTCACCCTTCGGCCACGG GCTCCGGCCATTGGATGTTGAATTCATGAAGGCCCTGCATCAGCGGGTCAACATCGTGCCTATCTTGGCTAAGGCGGACACACTGACCCCTCCTGAAGTGGAGCGCAAGAAACGCAAA ATCCGAGAGGAGATTGAGCGCTTTGGAATCAAGGTCTATCAGTTCCCGGACTGTGACTCTGATGAGGATGAAGACTTCAAATTACAGGACCAAGCCCTAAAG GAAAGTATCCCATTTGCTGTAATTGGCAGCAACACTGTGGTAGAGGCCAGAGGGCGGCGAGTTCGGGGTCGTCTCTACCCCTGGGGCATCGTGGAAG TGGAAAATCCAGGACACTGCGACTTTGTGAAGCTGAGGACAATGCTGGTGCGTACTCACATGCAGGACCTGAAGGATGTGACACGGGAGACACATTATGAGAACTACCGGGCACAGTGCATCCAGAGCATGACCCGCCTGGTGGTGAAAGAGAGGAATCGCAA caAACTGACTCGAGAGAGTGGTACCGACTTCCCCATCCCTGCTGTCCCACCAGGGACAGATCCAGAAACTGAGAGGCTGATCCGAGAGAAAGATGAGGAG CTGCGGCGGATGCAGGAGATGCTGCACAAAATCCAAAGACAGATGAAGGAGACCCATTAG